The Amphiprion ocellaris isolate individual 3 ecotype Okinawa chromosome 12, ASM2253959v1, whole genome shotgun sequence region actaaagcagacCTTGTTGATTTGTTCCTGCTGATGTATCCTCTAACTCTAAAGGTGTTCACAAGATGATTCCATGCACAAAACAGTTATCGGGTGCATGAAAGCATTATGTACACTCATCTTCTGGTCATGATGTTAGTGGTCAGTAAATAGTCAATCTAAGCTACTGCCACAGTgtgaatttatcttatttttctaAACTACGGTCAGTTCTTATTTTGTAAGATCAAACAGTCTTAGCTCTACGGTTATTGAACTGTTTTATGAGACTGTGAAATGCAGTAATTGTAATGTTGTCGGTTTTAGTTCTCTTCAGTATGCATTGCCATGGTATCTTTATGTATCTTataaacaatgttccctgtaatttttcctgagtgtgagcaaacacacaaactccctgagcgttccttggaccactgtgagcaacatcagacgtgtgcactgtggtcacaccagcatcacatccattcaagttacatggttcattaaaagaatcaaattacagcatttacatttctgttaaaacactttgtcaacaggagccagttgaaggctgcagtgattttagtgacactacaatgtataagagtgaagttattgaatatttgtctctctttactgttgcagcggttttgcaaattgcagacggttcctgttcactccatagacaccaatgttatttgtgcagcttgaaagacagctacttttgataaaactgggcttgtagcacattgtctgccttacaacgatgggagaGAGACATCCTTTATGTTTGGACAAGCTATTTGTAACGACtcattgatgctggaagtccgaatctgtgaatatctttcaactttactgaacttggggccactaccacctaaagagtgatatatttaattttgaaaaaaacatttagccatactgaaagctttaagtgctttattaacatagAACTAaccattttgtattgttttatgatcacaggttctgtctgaaaagaagtggcctcattttaaacagtgaaaccatactaataaaatgtaatgaccaaccagtgagtaatactggattctgcaaaaacataaacaactggaTGCAGAGAactgtacaaagaaattctctacagacttttttttcatctaaatctgaaTCTTATCTTCACAcaattaatgtattaacttatatatatgtgtatgcatgtatttattgatttatttagtactgttaacatagagttctgagtgagtttttctttagatagggaaaggccatttattgatcacatataggctattaaaaaatgtttattaaaaactaaaaagcatttaaacaacaacaacaaaaaacaacaacttaggcatttattgagtctcTAAATTGCTGTAGAGTCTTTAAAGtcattaaaatcattaaattgcGTCTtggaccacatcagcatgattaaaGGCATtgtctggtaaattaacaaccagatactgatgtccctTACCGTATCGACTTCAGGAGATAATTGAGGATgaaaaactgtgacctgctgtttgggttctctctgttctcatgtttcttacatgttggtctcctgatgctgccttacttcagccagtccatgagcaacagaaaacacagtttgccctGTACCTAATGCCAGGGGTTCAACTCTTCCCACTCATATCTGTaattttctaaatgtgtttgcttctttggacgtggtggagttccGGGTGTAATATTCCGGgtcttaatatttcctgtgttttggtttgttCATTGCACAGTtctgatgagtgtgtgacagacgtgtatgtgacatttatgaaaacacggatcaacaattaattgtcaaataaagaaCGATTCCATATTTTAAGGGACTGGTTGCAACTCTAACTCTCACAGCCATTCCATCTTAAAAGAACcgcatttcttttttgctttggcTTGGTGAGGGGATGTGCCACTGCCAGTTCGTTTTGCCATTATTATAAAGGGTCAACATAAGCAGCACTTAGCATCATTAGCGGCCTTCACTCCACATCAGCCACACCGCTCTGCTAGCTAGAACAATGGTGGCTGCACAGAAGGACGCCTGTaaatgacgttgattagctgcaaAAATACGGATGTGAATCACATAATTGGCtggagcagccagtcaccgatcactctgactcacactgaaaaatagcacaggatgaattacgtgtttattttattttcaatttaggttgtttttttttgtgcgcagcgcagattttctgtgcgcggagaccgtgtcagcagtgcgcagcttagagggaaaaGTGGTCACATCTGAAGAACTACATTGAAACTGTCGGAGGTCTCCAGCTTTCTGTGtcgtctccatggaaaccagacTCCAACCAGCTGAGCAGATCAGCCAATGACAGACGGGGGGCTGCGCAGTCGTATTTCCATGCGGCCTGTATAAGAAGagcctctctctgctctgagcTTCAATCGTTACTACAGTGACGGAGAAAGATGCCAGAACCAGCAAAGTCCGCCCCGAAGAAGGGCTCCAAGAAAGCGGTGACGAAGAGCGCCGGAAAGGGCggcaagaagaggaagaggagcaggaaaGAGAGCTACGCTATCTACGTGTACAAGGTGCTGAAGCAGGTCCATCCCGACACCGGCATCTCGTCCAAGGCCATGGGCATCATGAACTCGTTCGTCAGCGACATCTTCGAGCGGATCGCCGGCGAGGCCTCCCGCCTGGCTCACTACAACAAgcgctccaccatcacctccaggGAGATCCAGACTGCCGTCAGACTGCTGCTGCCCGGTGAGCTGGCCAAGCACGCCGTGTCTGAGGGGACCAAGGCCGTCACCAAGTACACCAGCTCCAAGTAAACACCTTCATCATCCACAACACACAACGGCTCTTTTAAGAGCCACACACTTGATCTGCAGAGCTCTAGATTCTCTTTCAGCTGTGTCCACACTGTCATCTGTAGGACCAAATTTGAAACAATTTCTTATTCTACTA contains the following coding sequences:
- the LOC111572007 gene encoding histone H2B — encoded protein: MPEPAKSAPKKGSKKAVTKSAGKGGKKRKRSRKESYAIYVYKVLKQVHPDTGISSKAMGIMNSFVSDIFERIAGEASRLAHYNKRSTITSREIQTAVRLLLPGELAKHAVSEGTKAVTKYTSSK